The following proteins are encoded in a genomic region of Nonomuraea muscovyensis:
- a CDS encoding zinc-dependent alcohol dehydrogenase family protein — protein MRSYHLTSGGGLDGLSIREHEDPVPGPGQVLVAVRATSLSFRELLVLRGEYVLPVKPDVVPISDGAGEVVAVGPGVRSARAGDRVMGTLFPSWQDGPFAARHLPQLGGSLDGMLTELAVLGEDALVPVPSHLSFEEAATLPCAAVTAWNALTGDGVGLRPGQTLVVQGSGGVSLFALAFAKTLGARVIATTSSPDKAARLAELGADEVIDYRSTPDWPGQVIELTGGRGADRVVDVAGLLERSLRAVTLGGHVACVGFVSESAPPVDPRVLFASGATVRAVAVGSRAQFVAMNRAIEVNRLRPVVDRVFPFDAAADAYRHYASGQAFGKVIIRL, from the coding sequence ATGCGCAGTTACCACCTGACCAGCGGGGGCGGGCTGGACGGCCTGTCGATCAGGGAGCACGAGGACCCGGTGCCCGGCCCCGGGCAGGTCCTGGTCGCCGTGCGCGCCACCTCGTTGAGCTTCCGCGAGCTGCTCGTGCTGCGCGGCGAGTACGTCCTGCCGGTCAAGCCCGACGTGGTGCCGATCTCGGACGGCGCCGGAGAGGTGGTCGCGGTGGGCCCCGGGGTGCGGTCGGCCCGGGCCGGCGACCGCGTCATGGGGACGCTGTTCCCGAGCTGGCAGGACGGCCCGTTCGCGGCCCGGCACCTGCCGCAGCTGGGCGGCTCCCTGGACGGGATGCTGACCGAGCTGGCGGTGCTCGGGGAGGACGCGCTCGTGCCCGTCCCCTCTCACCTGTCGTTCGAGGAGGCCGCGACTCTCCCCTGCGCGGCGGTCACCGCGTGGAACGCCCTCACCGGTGACGGCGTCGGCCTACGCCCCGGGCAGACACTGGTGGTCCAGGGGTCGGGCGGGGTGTCGCTGTTCGCGCTGGCGTTCGCCAAGACGCTCGGCGCCCGGGTGATCGCCACGACCAGCAGCCCGGACAAGGCGGCGCGCCTGGCGGAGCTCGGCGCCGACGAGGTCATCGACTACCGGTCCACGCCCGACTGGCCCGGCCAGGTCATCGAGCTGACCGGCGGCCGGGGCGCCGATCGCGTCGTCGACGTCGCCGGCCTGCTGGAGCGGTCACTCAGGGCGGTGACCTTGGGCGGCCACGTCGCCTGCGTGGGTTTCGTCTCGGAAAGTGCGCCACCCGTCGACCCGCGCGTGCTCTTCGCCTCCGGCGCCACGGTCCGCGCCGTGGCCGTGGGCAGCCGCGCCCAGTTCGTCGCGATGAACCGCGCCATCGAGGTCAACCGCCTCCGGCCCGTCGTCGACCGCGTCTTCCCCTTCGACGCCGCCGCCGACGCCTACCGCCACTACGCGTCGGGCCAGGCCTTCGGCAAGGTCATCATCCGCCTCTGA
- the ettA gene encoding energy-dependent translational throttle protein EttA produces the protein MPEYIYTLQRVRKAHGDKVVLDDVTLSFLPGAKIGVLGPNGTGKSTLLRMMAGLEQPSNGEAKLMPGFTVGMLQQEPPLNEEKTVLGNVQEGVAETMAMLERYNAIAEQMATDYSDELLAEMGKLQDQLEHRNAWELDSQLEQAMDALRCPPPDADVTMLSGGERRRVALCKLLLEAPDLLLLDEPTNHLDAESVQWLEQHLEKYSGTVLAVTHDRYFLDNVAGWILELDRGRAFAYEGNYSTYLEAKAQRLKVEGQKDVKRKKRLEDELEWVRSNPKARQTKSKARLQRYEEMAAEADKYRKLDFEEIQIPPGPRLGTTVIRAEDLTKGFEDRLLMEKLTFDLPRNGIVGVIGPNGVGKTTLFRMITGSETPDNGSIVVGDTVKISYADQSRGGIDPNKNVWEVVSDGLDHIKVGNVEMPSRAYIAAFGFKGPDQQKKAGVLSGGERNRLNLALTLKQGGNVLLLDEPTNDLDTETLSSLENALLDFPGCAVITSHDRWFLDRIATHILAWEEGSNWFWFEGNFADYEKNKIERLGADAARPHRVTYRKLHRN, from the coding sequence ATGCCGGAGTACATCTACACGCTGCAGCGCGTGCGCAAGGCGCACGGCGACAAGGTTGTCCTTGACGACGTCACCCTGTCGTTCCTGCCAGGCGCCAAGATCGGCGTTCTGGGGCCGAACGGCACCGGTAAGTCGACGCTGCTCCGGATGATGGCCGGCCTGGAGCAGCCGTCCAACGGCGAGGCGAAGCTCATGCCGGGCTTCACCGTCGGCATGCTCCAGCAGGAGCCCCCGCTCAACGAGGAGAAGACCGTCCTCGGCAACGTGCAGGAGGGTGTCGCCGAGACGATGGCGATGCTCGAGCGCTACAACGCGATCGCCGAGCAGATGGCCACCGACTACAGCGACGAGTTGCTGGCGGAGATGGGCAAGCTGCAGGACCAGCTTGAGCACCGCAACGCGTGGGAGCTCGACAGCCAGCTCGAGCAGGCGATGGACGCGCTGCGCTGCCCGCCGCCCGACGCCGACGTGACCATGCTGTCCGGTGGCGAGCGCCGCCGGGTCGCGCTGTGCAAGCTGCTGCTGGAGGCGCCCGACCTGCTGCTGCTCGACGAGCCCACCAACCACCTCGACGCCGAGAGCGTGCAGTGGCTGGAGCAGCACCTGGAGAAGTACTCCGGCACCGTGCTGGCTGTCACCCACGACCGCTACTTCCTCGACAACGTCGCCGGCTGGATCCTCGAGCTCGACCGCGGGCGCGCCTTCGCCTACGAGGGCAACTACTCGACCTACCTCGAGGCCAAGGCCCAGCGGCTCAAGGTCGAGGGCCAGAAGGACGTCAAGCGCAAGAAGCGCCTGGAGGACGAGCTGGAGTGGGTCCGCTCCAACCCGAAGGCCCGCCAGACCAAGAGCAAGGCCCGTCTGCAGCGCTACGAGGAGATGGCCGCCGAGGCCGACAAGTACCGCAAGCTCGACTTCGAAGAGATCCAGATCCCGCCGGGCCCGCGCCTCGGCACCACGGTGATCAGAGCCGAGGACCTCACCAAGGGCTTCGAGGACCGGCTGCTCATGGAGAAGCTGACGTTCGACCTGCCCCGCAACGGCATCGTCGGCGTGATCGGCCCCAACGGCGTCGGCAAGACCACGCTGTTCCGCATGATCACCGGCAGTGAGACGCCCGACAACGGCTCCATCGTCGTGGGCGACACCGTCAAGATCTCCTACGCCGACCAGTCGCGCGGCGGCATCGACCCCAACAAGAACGTCTGGGAGGTCGTCTCCGACGGGCTCGACCACATCAAGGTCGGCAACGTCGAGATGCCGTCCCGCGCCTACATCGCGGCGTTCGGCTTCAAGGGGCCCGACCAGCAGAAGAAGGCCGGTGTCCTGTCGGGCGGCGAGCGCAACCGGCTCAACCTGGCGCTCACCCTCAAGCAGGGCGGCAACGTCCTGCTCCTCGACGAGCCCACCAACGACCTCGACACCGAGACCCTGTCGTCGCTGGAGAACGCCCTGCTCGACTTCCCGGGCTGCGCGGTCATCACGTCGCACGACCGGTGGTTCCTCGACCGCATCGCCACCCACATCCTGGCGTGGGAAGAGGGCTCCAACTGGTTCTGGTTCGAGGGCAACTTCGCCGACTACGAGAAGAACAAGATCGAGCGGCTGGGTGCCGACGCGGCCCGTCCGCACCGGGTCACCTACCGCAAGCTGCACCGCAACTGA
- a CDS encoding nuclear transport factor 2 family protein, with protein sequence MTLRTTAEVIDRFNRAFTEHSAAVLTDLVGDDCVMETIQPAPDGARYQGRTACLEFWQALAEDRDVRFEPEEVVVAGDRATIRWRYHFGPGPADSVRGVNLMRVRAGLIVEALGYSKTGADVLPTTVEAELDR encoded by the coding sequence ATGACGCTCCGGACGACCGCCGAGGTCATCGACCGTTTCAACCGCGCCTTCACCGAACACAGCGCCGCCGTGCTCACCGATCTGGTCGGCGACGACTGCGTGATGGAGACGATCCAACCGGCGCCCGACGGTGCCCGCTACCAGGGCCGTACGGCATGCCTGGAGTTCTGGCAGGCGCTCGCCGAGGACCGCGACGTCCGGTTCGAGCCCGAGGAGGTGGTGGTCGCCGGTGACCGGGCGACCATCCGCTGGCGGTACCACTTCGGCCCGGGTCCCGCCGACTCGGTACGCGGGGTGAACCTCATGCGCGTACGTGCCGGCCTGATCGTCGAGGCGCTCGGCTACAGCAAGACCGGCGCCGACGTCCTGCCGACCACCGTCGAAGCCGAGCTCGACCGCTGA
- a CDS encoding MFS transporter has product MKRWVMLGLGVNAHAGVTLGLFGLPLVMPDVQRFFGVSLPVAGLIATAPAIGVLFALVPWGALADQRGERLVLGVGVGLAAVFFAGVALVSEIWAVMALLALAGAAGSAAIVGGGRIVLRWFEPPERGVAMGVRQVSYTLGMAVAAFVLPPVSRAYGLRGVLAVCAVVSLLAALLAALFLAGPPRRVAHGGAVAATASPYRQPALWRVHATSALQQVPQAVVGTYGVMCLVEVYGWDGVRAGQLFGVAAVGGAAVRVAVGRWSDRSGLRMAPLRRLTYCALVVLALLVAGAVTGSWLGPAMLASAAVITVAGNGLAYLAAGELAGPGWAGRVLGTHNTVQNVVALGVVPLAGLLIAEVGYWAGFAAGLLVALLSLPVIPVRGERSAHRS; this is encoded by the coding sequence ATGAAGCGCTGGGTGATGCTCGGCCTGGGGGTCAACGCGCACGCCGGCGTCACGCTCGGGCTGTTCGGGCTGCCGCTCGTCATGCCCGACGTCCAGCGGTTCTTCGGGGTGTCGCTCCCCGTGGCCGGGCTGATCGCGACCGCCCCCGCCATCGGCGTCCTGTTCGCCCTCGTGCCCTGGGGCGCGCTGGCCGACCAGCGCGGTGAGCGGCTCGTGCTGGGCGTGGGCGTGGGGCTGGCGGCGGTGTTCTTCGCGGGGGTGGCGCTGGTCAGCGAGATCTGGGCGGTGATGGCGTTGCTGGCACTCGCCGGGGCTGCCGGCTCCGCGGCGATAGTGGGTGGCGGGCGGATCGTGCTGCGCTGGTTCGAGCCGCCCGAACGCGGCGTCGCCATGGGCGTGCGGCAGGTCTCCTACACGCTCGGCATGGCCGTGGCCGCTTTCGTGCTGCCGCCGGTCTCGCGCGCGTACGGGCTGCGGGGCGTGCTCGCCGTGTGCGCCGTGGTGAGCCTGCTCGCCGCGCTGCTGGCGGCCCTGTTCCTGGCGGGGCCGCCGCGCCGGGTCGCCCATGGCGGTGCGGTGGCCGCCACCGCCTCGCCGTACCGGCAGCCGGCGCTGTGGCGGGTGCACGCCACCAGCGCGCTGCAGCAGGTCCCGCAGGCCGTGGTCGGCACGTACGGCGTGATGTGCCTGGTCGAGGTGTACGGGTGGGACGGCGTGCGGGCGGGACAGTTGTTCGGCGTGGCCGCGGTCGGCGGCGCGGCGGTGCGCGTCGCGGTGGGCCGCTGGTCCGACCGGAGCGGGCTGCGCATGGCTCCGCTGCGCCGCCTGACCTACTGCGCCCTGGTGGTGCTCGCTCTGCTGGTGGCCGGTGCCGTCACCGGGTCGTGGCTCGGCCCCGCCATGCTGGCGTCGGCGGCGGTCATCACCGTGGCGGGCAACGGCCTGGCCTACCTGGCGGCGGGGGAGCTGGCCGGGCCGGGATGGGCGGGGCGGGTGCTCGGCACGCACAACACGGTGCAGAACGTCGTCGCGCTGGGCGTGGTGCCCCTGGCGGGCCTGTTGATCGCCGAGGTGGGGTACTGGGCCGGGTTCGCCGCCGGGCTGCTGGTCGCGCTGCTGTCGCTGCCGGTCATCCCGGTGCGGGGCGAACGCAGCGCGCACCGGTCCTGA
- a CDS encoding acyl-CoA thioesterase produces the protein MGQGVGAGSVAHVVQNSLAQRHVFPRMVRFADIDSLGHVNNVRFFDYLEDARLGMLHIDPYKAGDDPFKGLVIARHEIDYRRPLGFRADPVRVETWVTEVRPVRFTLRYEIRDDDEVFVTATSIVVAYDVERGAPRRLTGDEVAYLKRFLAPA, from the coding sequence ATGGGGCAGGGCGTGGGGGCGGGTAGCGTGGCGCACGTGGTGCAGAACTCCCTCGCTCAACGGCACGTCTTCCCCCGCATGGTGCGGTTCGCGGACATCGACTCCCTCGGGCACGTGAACAACGTCCGCTTCTTCGACTACCTGGAGGACGCGCGCCTCGGGATGCTCCATATCGACCCCTACAAGGCCGGTGACGACCCCTTCAAGGGCCTCGTCATCGCCCGGCACGAGATCGACTACCGGCGCCCGCTGGGCTTTCGCGCCGATCCGGTGCGGGTGGAGACGTGGGTGACCGAGGTGCGCCCCGTCCGGTTCACGCTGCGGTACGAGATCCGTGACGACGACGAGGTGTTCGTGACCGCCACCTCGATCGTCGTGGCGTACGACGTGGAACGCGGCGCCCCGCGCAGGCTGACCGGGGACGAGGTCGCCTACCTCAAGCGTTTCCTCGCCCCCGCCTGA
- a CDS encoding GGDEF domain-containing protein, whose translation MSTLVSRWPLLGQRRSLVVYLVGLVIVDLVAIVAFAATTAFRWADVLTFAALMGCGAACIEATRRLGVPAGVSRDLLSAWWLPVALLLPPVYALFAPIVLQVLAQWRVRATVLHRRVVTAAAIGLAGCAASVVFHWFVSDPAALSRGECGAIALAAGAALVFALLNTALIAIAAHTADPEVPWRDVLWDRESVLLDVVELCLGVIVAVATSLSLTLLIITLPPVVLLQRSLLHAQLQAAARTDPKTGLLNAAAWQREADTEIVRARRTGETLALLIIDIDHFKRVNDRHGHLVGDQVLAGVATTLRSQLRDYDVVGRFGGEEFVVLLPGADLHEARQVAERLRNRISRTAVTADEALVTVTISAGVAIMSVHGDDLIELLAAADLALYRAKELGRDRICVPAVQPPPPQIPEAPPAA comes from the coding sequence ATGTCAACACTGGTCAGCAGATGGCCGCTCCTGGGCCAGCGCCGCTCGCTGGTGGTCTACCTCGTCGGGCTCGTAATCGTCGATCTCGTCGCGATCGTGGCGTTCGCGGCGACCACCGCGTTCCGCTGGGCGGACGTGCTGACGTTCGCCGCCCTCATGGGCTGTGGTGCGGCGTGCATCGAGGCGACCAGGCGGCTGGGGGTACCGGCGGGAGTCTCCCGCGACCTCCTGTCGGCCTGGTGGTTGCCGGTGGCGCTGCTGTTGCCGCCGGTCTACGCGTTGTTCGCGCCGATCGTGCTGCAGGTCCTGGCGCAGTGGCGGGTCCGCGCCACCGTGCTCCACCGCCGTGTCGTCACCGCGGCGGCCATCGGGCTGGCCGGGTGCGCGGCGTCGGTGGTGTTCCACTGGTTCGTCTCCGATCCGGCGGCGCTGTCGAGGGGCGAGTGCGGCGCGATCGCGCTGGCGGCCGGGGCGGCGCTCGTGTTCGCGCTGCTCAACACCGCCCTCATCGCGATCGCCGCGCACACCGCCGACCCCGAGGTCCCGTGGCGCGACGTCCTGTGGGACAGGGAGAGCGTGCTGCTCGACGTCGTCGAGCTGTGCCTCGGCGTCATCGTGGCCGTCGCCACGAGCCTCAGCCTCACCCTGCTGATCATCACCCTGCCGCCGGTGGTGCTGCTCCAGCGCAGCCTCCTGCACGCCCAGTTGCAGGCGGCCGCCCGTACCGACCCCAAGACGGGCCTGCTCAACGCGGCGGCCTGGCAGCGTGAGGCCGACACCGAGATCGTCCGCGCCCGCCGCACCGGCGAGACGCTCGCCCTGCTCATCATCGACATCGACCACTTCAAACGGGTCAACGACCGCCACGGCCATCTCGTCGGCGACCAGGTGCTGGCCGGGGTCGCCACCACCCTGCGCAGCCAGTTGCGCGACTACGACGTCGTGGGCCGGTTCGGGGGAGAGGAGTTCGTGGTCCTGCTGCCGGGCGCCGACCTGCACGAGGCCCGCCAGGTCGCCGAACGCCTGCGCAACCGCATCAGCCGCACGGCCGTCACCGCCGACGAGGCCCTGGTCACTGTGACGATCTCGGCGGGCGTCGCCATCATGAGCGTGCACGGCGACGACCTCATCGAACTCCTGGCCGCCGCCGACCTCGCCCTCTACCGGGCCAAGGAGCTCGGCCGTGACCGCATCTGCGTCCCCGCCGTCCAGCCCCCGCCCCCGCAGATCCCCGAGGCGCCCCCGGCCGCCTGA
- a CDS encoding TetR/AcrR family transcriptional regulator encodes MSTRTTPGPRERLLDAAQQLTYSHGMGVGVDTILKAANVARRSLYEHFGGKDGLIAEVLRRSSDEDAARYEKTMTAAGEDPRERLLAVFDRLAEVIAAPDFRGCRYLAADLALADPAHPGHAITRAYRRRVHGLLENELVRLGHPRPEHAAGQLQLLIDGTLAVGATRPGADLADPAASARELAERILDVGHRT; translated from the coding sequence GTGAGCACACGCACCACACCCGGTCCGCGCGAACGCCTCCTCGACGCCGCCCAGCAGCTGACCTACAGCCACGGCATGGGCGTCGGCGTCGACACCATACTCAAGGCGGCGAACGTGGCCCGCCGCTCGCTGTACGAGCACTTCGGCGGGAAGGACGGGCTGATCGCCGAGGTGCTGCGGCGGAGCAGTGACGAGGACGCGGCGCGCTACGAGAAGACCATGACAGCCGCGGGCGAGGATCCACGCGAGCGCCTCCTCGCCGTGTTCGACCGGCTCGCCGAGGTCATCGCCGCGCCGGACTTCCGCGGTTGCCGCTACCTGGCCGCCGATCTCGCCCTGGCCGACCCCGCCCACCCCGGGCACGCCATCACCCGCGCATACCGGCGCCGCGTGCACGGCCTCCTCGAGAACGAGCTCGTCCGGCTCGGACATCCGCGACCCGAGCACGCCGCCGGACAGCTCCAGCTCCTCATCGACGGCACGCTGGCGGTCGGCGCCACCCGGCCGGGCGCGGACCTCGCGGATCCCGCTGCCTCCGCGCGCGAACTCGCCGAGCGGATCCTCGACGTCGGTCACCGCACCTGA